ATGTAATCGTGAGTTCCGATCCAGAGCTCTATGGTTTCTTTACTCTGGCGCAGCAGGTCCCAGATGCGGAGTTCTTCTGTCCCCAGTTCCCCTGGATTTTTCTGGGCATTTGCGATCATATCATCTACCGCCAGATTCATATCGACTTCACCAGAGAAGTGGAAGCAGTCAGTGCCATCGACCGTTTCCACTGAAATTTCCCCCCAGTTGACCCTATCCTCATAATTCGAGTAATTTCCCCTGATTAAGAAGCCGGGCCCCTGAGGAGGAAACTCAAAATCCGATTCTTCTTCAAAGAGTGTCCAATTGCTATCGTCGACACGATGGTAATAGGCTAATTTGCCGATTCTGATGTCCTCACTTATGTCGTCATTGTGAGATGAGGTCTGCCGGTACCGATCCGGGGCCACGAACTCGATTTGAATTGTGTCATTCTGCGTCTCACCGTTGGGGGTTGATATCAATTCGAAATTGGCCCGGTAGGACTTGACCGTGCTGCGGGCGTCCATTGCCTTTTTGATTATGGCCAGTGGTGTGTCTGTTTGCTGAGCTTTGTCCTCGCTTTCGCCACAGCCGACGAGGGGTATAATAGAGAATGTCATCAGAATCAGCAAAAACAGTGCGCGAATTTTCATAAATCACTCCTTCTCAATCAAAATGGCATTGGAGATATTTCAACAACCCTCTTTTCGGCAAAAGCCTGCTCCCGGCTGGCCGGGGATGAGGCAGGTGAAGGCGTGCCGCTGTTAGACCGGCGAAAGCGGTCCGGTGAATCCAGGGACGGATAAGGGCCATCAACCATGACCGTCTTTCCGGCATCCAGGTCAACAGCAACCTGCATCTGGTATATGGTACCCTGCCCAACCGCTATGGTAACCCCCGGATACCATAGCGCATCCGGAGAAATGTAATCTGGGATTCCTTCGTCTACAATCCTATATTCAGATGCCCACCAGGTTCCCGCTTTTTCATCGCTCCAGACGATGGCATACCAATCAATAGGCGCCATTCGGTAATCGGTTCTGCCCTGAAGCCAATCTGAAACCTCGGGGCTATTGAGCGCTATCTCAACTACCTGCGCCTTTTCAACTTCCGTCAATGGTCTGGGCTGCTGCCAGCCTCCAATTCCCACCGGCGGCGGTGACCCTTTCTCCCAGTCTGTCTTGGGTGGAGGAGGCGATGAAACAGGCGGCGGCGCAACCGTATCCTCAACTACGGTATCGAAATCAATGTCCAGCATAACATGTACTCCGGGCTCGATCTTCACCTGTCGGGGAACGTTATCGCTCTGGTCGTTCTCTATGTAATTGATATCGATGGTATACATGCCCTCCGGTAACTCGGCGCGGTAGTAACCATTACTATCCAGGCCTATCTGCTTGATGAGCTTCACGTGATCCTCATCATAAATCATCACTTTCCTTGGCTCATAGACCTCGGGAGGATAGGGTTGGCCAACTTCGTGAGGTGGATGCGGACCGATACTTGCTTTCCCTTCAAATACGCCCGTTTTGGCATTTGTGTTACCTGAATCGCCCTCGCCGCAGCCAACCGCGGTGAGCATGACAGGCAAAAACAAAATCGCCAGCACAGCAACCATCGTCGCAGGTACATGTTTTCGGATCCACATGTTAACACCCACTGTTTTCAAAACCCACTTTCGGGAACAAGCCCACCCTTACAAAATGACGCTCTAGCGGTCCGGTTTTCCAAGAGTTGATACCGCTTCTTGTCAAAAGCTTACCCATCGAAATCGGGAAGACCTGCGCCTCCTTCGTCTATCAGCAACACATCACCGGTAGGCATTGCCTCAAATGTCCACCAGTGGCATCTTTCATCATCACAATCTTTATGGATGCCGTTTTGAACAGGATCTCCCCAGCGATAAATAAATGTTACCACCACCATATCCCCTTCGATTTTTGCTTGCGTACCTCTTGTTGTTGCGGCTTCATCGCCCGCCGACGACCAGGAGGAATCGCCGATGGGAAATAGCGAGGGCTCTACTCCAGCGGGAAGAAGTTTTCGGGCTTGGGTAACGGCCCATCCGATATCGCCGGCCGGAACGGCCTCAAAGCGCCAACTGTCAAGAAGTGTTTTGAGTTCATCGGTCACTTCTTCAGAGGCATTTTGGTTGCGATATATCTCAATTTCCAAAGATCGTCCCCACTTAATAAACGATACTTCCATTGTACAGACATCAGGTTCGCTCTTCCGCCAGCAATCTTCTTCCTGTAGCAGGTCATCGAGCGGCTGGGATTCATATTCGTCATCATAGGCTTCGGGTGGTCGCGGTGGGCCACCTACCTCCATCAAAACAACGTAGACTCCACCCTCAGACATCTGTTGCAGAACGGTATCGGGGGAATACCTGGTAGCAGACTCAGTTGTTATGGCTTTTGCCCAGAATCCTTCTTCACCCCAACTGTTAAAAGCCAATTGACCCGAAAATGGATGAGCGAGCAGTACTGGCCCCTCAGTTACTGCCCATCCAGATGGTAGTGTACATTGTAAATAGAGTTCATCTGAATGGAATGGTGTTCCTCCGACATTCGATGGCTGATTTTCTTGCCCGGATTCATCATTGCAGCCAAGCATGAGGGGTACCAGTATGAGAAGAGCTATTGTTAAGCAGAACCGCTTCTTCAACGATTGCGATGGAGTATTCATGCTGCCTCCTTGACTGGCGATATCTGTCCAAAAACAGAAGGCGTTCTGTTGGCTGAGAACCTCCCGTTGGGTTTTGTCCTGTGCGTATCTTACTTTCCCCACAAGAGGTCATGGGGGAGGCTGATCGTAACCACGTGCGTATATCTTGATGCGCTTCACATCCTCTGAGAAACTCAAGTGCAGCGTGAACGGGCCGACCTCGTGAGCCTCAAGTTGAATCTGGGCTTGGCCCATAATATGGGCGCTATCGAGCGTCCATGAAACGAGTTCACCATCTTTGTTGTAACCCTTGGCCCATACGGCCACATGGAGACGTTTGGCGTTTTCGTTCTCCAGCAGACCTCTGACTATCAGTATCGGATCCCCCGGATTGACCTCCTTTGGTTCCGGACCCACCGGGTTAAGAAAATGGCCCTCGGAAATAGTAGTCGTTACGCATGTCTCCTTCAAAAGCAATCCTGCCGCACGCTCGTCTCCAGAATCCTGCTCGATATCTATCCCGGTGTCGCCAGCGCCACCAGTACCGACACACTTCCAGATGTTGACCACCAGTGTTCGCGATTCTAAGAAATGATCGCCATTGACACGGGAAAATGTAATCTCACCTGTTCCCGATTCGATGGGCTCGAACACGAAGCATTGAGTGCCTCCCAGCCCGGGAGAGAGAGGATCATCATCGATATACTCACTACTCAACAGGGAAAGTATCATTCGATCATGGCTTTCCTGCCATTTCGCCCCCAGCCTTAGGGTAATGGCCAAACAGGCCTCGAATGGTTCACCGATGGCGGCGTCGATTGTCTGTGAGGCGGGTGCATCGTAATCGAAGGTGGTTCTTGCTTCGGCCCCCGATGACTTGAAGATCAGAGTGTTGCCTCGGATGGTGAGGATATGCAGTTCATCTCCGATCAGGCGGTAGTTGGCCCACGAGGCAGGATCGTCCATATGCTGGAGCGCTTCCTTGTCCGACTCCGACAGGTCGAGAGTTTGAAAGCCTGTCCCCGTGACTATGTCTCCGCCGGAGATATTGTCGCCGGTGGCATGGTAGGTCATCAGGAAGTTCGCGCACTTGCCGTACCCTCGGGCTTGAATCTCGCTCAGGAAGCGCAGGATGTAGGCCAGATCCTCCCCGACTTCGATGCCGTTGACCGACTCCAGTTTCCACTCGGTGCCAACGAGGTCTGCCGGGTTCATGGGCAACTCTTCGATCTGCTCGAAGGAGAGCAGGACCTTTCCATCAGCATCGGCAAGATTGAGGCAGCCTTCGCCGATCTTGTAGCCCACTGTCTCCATGAGCGCCTGCTGGTATTTTGCTTCCCACTGTCCCGCCTCCTCTTCCGAGCAGCCCATCAAAGTCATGTCGATGCCTTCTGTTGAAAAGAAACCGTCGCTGGCTTGCGTAAGCTTTGCTCCATAGTAGTTGCATCCCGTCCAGCCGGTGATCTTCCAATCGTGGAAATAGAGACGGATATAGGTCTTCTCAGGGATGTCTTCACCTCGTATAGATTTCAGGAACCATTGCGTGCTCTTCAGCGCCGGATCGATGGGAATCTTCTGATTGAGCAGCTTGAATCTCAAAACGGTCTCCCCGGCAGTATTATCCAACTCCAGCCGGTTTCCGATGACGCGATACGCTTTCACGGAGGACAGAGTATCGAGATAGTCTGTCCCCTGACGGATAATGCTTTCATCAAAGAAGCCCGAAGAGACACCCTCAACAATTCCCTCTTCTGAAATAATGAATTCCCCATCCTTCGCCGTGTAGTGCAGCACGTGGGGATTGCAGCCACCGTGGCCCCGCATCATGTCGCCATTATAGAAAGTGGCCTGGATGGGGTAGGTGTCATCGAGGCGCTCTCCATTGAGCGAGGTCAGTGTCCACTCAGTCCCGTCGAGCGTATCGATGGGATAAGGTGGTTCCGACGGTGAGTCGTCATAGAGTTCCACTTCGACGATCCCTTCCAGTTCGGTGTTCTCGATATAGGGTTTGATGGTTTCCTCCCCGTTCTCGGTGAAGACGACCACCACCCAGTATTTCGGTTCGTCCTCCACACGAAGCTCGACGAAGGTTTCCGGTTCATTGGCGCGCAGCTTTGCCTGTAATTCACCGATCACCTCCTGGAGTTGCAGTCTCCGCATGGCTTCCTCAACCGAAATCCCAAGAGCCTGGGCATATCCTTCGGCTATCCGGGCCATATGCGGATCAGCCTCAGTTTGAGCTGGTGTGACCGGTGACGTATCCGTTGTCGGAACCGCCGATGAGAGCTCCGGGGAAGGCGTTTTACCTGAATCGCTATCACAGGCAGCCATTACGGAGGCAAGCACCAGAATCAACAATGCCCAGAGGGTGATGATCGATTTCATTTCAAAACTCCTCCTCAAAAGCTGAAACCATGGACTCGACGACCTTGATGGCTTCCTCCTGATTGTACCCGTCTATCCAGGCATTGAAGCCGATCTCCCCCTGGTTCCAGAAGAACCAGCACGTTGAGATATCGAAGGCCTCTATTATGGTTTCGGGGTCTTTCATGGGTATCCGCAGCAGGGCAACCTCGATGCCGTCAATGTCCAGCAGCGTCCAGTCCGGCTTGGTTTTCAAGTAGGACATGTTCTGGAGATGGCCGGATTCCTCTATCCTGATATAACTCGTGTGGATGGCATTGGATTCCGCCCAAATATAGGTCAAACTGGCATGGGGATTGGCGTCAGCCTCACCGGCACTTCCATCTTCCGGTCTATGGATCGGCCCGGAAAACCACGGCGGCGGTTCTATGCTGCCCGGCAGGTAGCTCGGCTGGATGATAGGAAACGGGAGGTGTTGCTGGGCCTGCTGGATATCCCTGGTGCGAAAATCTCCGAACTCAGCACCATATTCTTTGCCGTGCGAGTCGTAGCCCACCCCAAACCATGCCCCGCTGGAATCCTGCTTAAGCAGTTTTTGAAGCATGACCCGGTATCGGCAGTTGTCCGTCTCAACCAGAACCAGGGCAGCGCTATTCTCTTCCTGCCAGAGCAGCTTGGACTCGATCACCTCATCGCCGGACAGGAGCCCGGCCTCGCTCTGCAAATATTCCAGCGCGGTGGCCGCCGGATTGTCTCGGCGGTAAGAAAGCTCCCCATTATTACAGAAAGCCTGAACCTCCTCGATTTCCTCGATCTCGTAGGGACTGAAGGAGGAACTACCGGATTGGCAAGTGGGCGTCGTATCAACTGGAGCGTTGCCAGCCGCCGGAGGATTCCATTCCTTCGTATAAATTGTGACTTCGATGACACACCATATCCTATCCGAACCTTCACCCCCCAGTTTCTGCAGATGGACAAAATAATCATCCTGCTCCGTATCAACAAAAACGGTCGTATCTTCTCCTTCCCACACCATGGATGCATTCGCACGGTCGATCTCGCCGAAATTGAGAATATCCCGGGAATCATCCAGAAATGCCAGGGCGGTAGCCACCGGATCGTCGCGGCGATATAGCGACTCTCCCTGATTGATGAGGGCCTGCACTGCCTCGATATCGGCCGACTGATAAAGTACGGCTATGCCTTGCTTTGATCTGCCCTGATCAACCGGGGGGCCGATATCAGGTATTGGAGCTGTGCAAGGCGGATCGTCTGCATACCCGATAGATGATATCTTCTCCAAATCTCTCGCCAG
Above is a genomic segment from Dehalococcoidia bacterium containing:
- a CDS encoding META domain-containing protein; translation: MKSIITLWALLILVLASVMAACDSDSGKTPSPELSSAVPTTDTSPVTPAQTEADPHMARIAEGYAQALGISVEEAMRRLQLQEVIGELQAKLRANEPETFVELRVEDEPKYWVVVVFTENGEETIKPYIENTELEGIVEVELYDDSPSEPPYPIDTLDGTEWTLTSLNGERLDDTYPIQATFYNGDMMRGHGGCNPHVLHYTAKDGEFIISEEGIVEGVSSGFFDESIIRQGTDYLDTLSSVKAYRVIGNRLELDNTAGETVLRFKLLNQKIPIDPALKSTQWFLKSIRGEDIPEKTYIRLYFHDWKITGWTGCNYYGAKLTQASDGFFSTEGIDMTLMGCSEEEAGQWEAKYQQALMETVGYKIGEGCLNLADADGKVLLSFEQIEELPMNPADLVGTEWKLESVNGIEVGEDLAYILRFLSEIQARGYGKCANFLMTYHATGDNISGGDIVTGTGFQTLDLSESDKEALQHMDDPASWANYRLIGDELHILTIRGNTLIFKSSGAEARTTFDYDAPASQTIDAAIGEPFEACLAITLRLGAKWQESHDRMILSLLSSEYIDDDPLSPGLGGTQCFVFEPIESGTGEITFSRVNGDHFLESRTLVVNIWKCVGTGGAGDTGIDIEQDSGDERAAGLLLKETCVTTTISEGHFLNPVGPEPKEVNPGDPILIVRGLLENENAKRLHVAVWAKGYNKDGELVSWTLDSAHIMGQAQIQLEAHEVGPFTLHLSFSEDVKRIKIYARGYDQPPP